TTCTTCGTAGTTGCCACGCATCTTTTCGAGGATGGCATGTCCCAAACGGGCGCGTACCGACTTTTCGTTGATCTCCATGATCTTGTCGAAATCCTGTTCCGCCCACATATAGTTCTTTTTTTGGATATAGATCAGTCCGCGGCAGTAAAGAGCCTCTTCGTTTGTCGGTTCAACGATCAGCAACGCATTGTAGTCGTTCAGTGCTTTCTCCGTTTCACCCAGTTCGGAATAGAGGGAAGCCCGGTTTTCCAGGATCGTCGGGTTGTTGGGGCGCCCGCTAAGTGCAGCCGTATAAGACAGCAGGGCATCTTCCAGTTTCCCCTGGCGGCGTTGTATGCTGCCCAGGTTGGTAAGCAACGCATAATTCATCGGGTTACCCGGCTCCTTGCGCATGGCTGACCGCAAACTTTCTTCGGCCGACACCAGGTCTTTCTTTTCCAGGAAATCGTAACTTTTGTCGATCAATTCTTCATATGACTGAGCGAAAATAGGGGCTGTTGCCAGCATGAAAGTGATGAATATCAGTAGTAATCTCATTCTGTTGTTTTTATCTGTTATTTGATCGCCGCAAAGCTACGCAAATATCTTCTTTCGCCGACGGATTAAAAAAACTTTATACCTTTGCCACACTTTATAATACTTTTAGCGGCTTTGGTTGTTATAAGATAAAAGTGTTTAACTTAAAATGATAGATTTATGATATTATTAGATGTGTTGGCTTCCAGTCCGCGACTGGAAAAAATGATCAATTCCCTGGTCGAGCAGGGGAGCCATTTAGGCTGGACGATTATTAAGGCGATCCTTGTATTTATTGTGGGACGGTTCGTTATCCAAATGATTAACAAGCTGGTTCGCCGTATATTGACAAAGCGTGATTTTGATCCTTCGGTGAAAACATTTGTGGGAAGTCTGGTGAATGTCACTTTGATGATCCTGTTGATCATCTCCGTTGTGGGAGCACTGGGCGTACAGACCACATCGTTTGCAGCATTGCTTGCCTCTGCCGGTGTGGCTGTCGGTATGGCATTGAGCGGAAACCTGTCGAACTTCGCCGGTGGTTTGATCATCCTGTTGTTCAAGCCTTATAAAGTAGGCGACTATATCGAGTCGCAGGGTGTCGGTGGTACGGTACGGGAAATTCAGATATTCCATACTATCCTGCTTACGGCTGACAATAAAAATATTTATATCCCGAACGGTTCCCTGAGCAGCGGAGTCGTTACGAATATCGGGAGAGAACCGACACGCCGTGTGGAGTGGACGTTCGGTGTGGAATACGGCAGCGATTATGAACATGTGAAAAGAGTCATTGAATCCGTTTTGGCACAGGATGCACGCATTCTGAATGAACCGGCTCCTTTCATTGCCCTGAGTGCTTTGGCAGACAGCAGTGTCAATGTAGTCGTTCGTGCATGGGTGAAAAGTCCGGACTACTGGGGCGTTTACTTCGATACGAATAAGGCTATCTATGCCACATTCAATGCCCAGGGGATTGGATTCCCGTTCCCGCAACTTACGGTGCATCAGGCTAAAGACTGATTTTGTCCTTAAAATAAATCTTTTTGTTCAATAACTGACAGGGTTCGTCTGCCGGATGATAAACAGTTAAAAAGTTGGATAAAAAGATTTATCTTTGTCTATCAATTTGAAAAAAAGAAACAACAGAGAATGTTTTTAAGGTAAAAATAGTAAGAACTTTATTTCATTACTTTAGTATTAATTTATTGATTATAAACAATGAAAAAGGCTCGTCGTTAATGGCGAGCCTTTTTTCTTATGAATTGAGACGGTCTACCGTCTTGACACCTTTTACAGCCTTGATCTTTTTGACCAGCTGGTTCAGTGAATTGGTATCCCTGACGAGTACCGCGAAATTTCCCTGGAATATCCCGTCCACCGAATCGATATTCAAGGAGCGAAGCGTCACGTTGCTTTCTTTCCCGATAACGGACGTAATATTGGTAACGATCGTAATATCGTCGCGCCCGATCACCCGCAGGGTAACGACATAGCCGTTATCTCCCTTTCCGCTCCATTTGGCACGGATGATGCGGTAACCGAAGCGGCTGAACATCTCCTGTGCGTTCGGACAATCCAGACGGTGTATCTTGATTCCTTGCGTGGATACGAAACCGAACACATCGTCTCCGTAGATCGGGTTACAGCATTTCGCCAGTTTATATTCTATACCGGTCAGGTTTTTATCGATAACGAGCACGTCCTTGTTGGTAGAGATTTCTTCTACTTCGGTCGTCGTGATATATTCCCCCGCACTGCGTACTTCCGAGCGCTCGTTGGCTTCGGTCTCTTTCCGGACATATTCCTGATATTCGTCGATTACGTTGTTCGGGTCGAGACGCTCTTCCGCCAGCTCTATGTAGAAGTCGGTAACGGTTTTGAATCCTTTCTTTTTGATGTAACGCATCAGGTGCGCTTCCTCCATCTCGATCTTCCGGTTTTTGAAGCGGCGCTGGAGCATCTCTTTGGCAAAGTCGACAGCCTTTGCCGTCTCTTCGCGCAATGCCTGCTTGATCTTTACACGGGCCTTGGAAGTAACGACAATATTCAGCCAGTCACGCTTGGGGCTCTGCGAAGGAGAGGTGACGATCGAAACCGTGTCTCCGTTATGAAGTACATATTTAATAGGTACGTTCTTCTCGTTTACTTTGGCCGACACGCATTTGCTGCCCAGCTTCGAGTGGATGGCAAAGGCAAAGTCGAGCACAGTAGCTCCTTTGGCTAGTTTGATCAGT
This is a stretch of genomic DNA from Parabacteroides chongii. It encodes these proteins:
- a CDS encoding tetratricopeptide repeat protein; the encoded protein is MRLLLIFITFMLATAPIFAQSYEELIDKSYDFLEKKDLVSAEESLRSAMRKEPGNPMNYALLTNLGSIQRRQGKLEDALLSYTAALSGRPNNPTILENRASLYSELGETEKALNDYNALLIVEPTNEEALYCRGLIYIQKKNYMWAEQDFDKIMEINEKSVRARLGHAILEKMRGNYEESEKIFNYLISQMPRDWVLYEGRADVYFMMGKNARAMADINKVFVESTPSASLYILRGKVKLAQYEKESAAQDFLKAQEMGYDQAVVDELMKMTK
- a CDS encoding mechanosensitive ion channel family protein — translated: MINSLVEQGSHLGWTIIKAILVFIVGRFVIQMINKLVRRILTKRDFDPSVKTFVGSLVNVTLMILLIISVVGALGVQTTSFAALLASAGVAVGMALSGNLSNFAGGLIILLFKPYKVGDYIESQGVGGTVREIQIFHTILLTADNKNIYIPNGSLSSGVVTNIGREPTRRVEWTFGVEYGSDYEHVKRVIESVLAQDARILNEPAPFIALSALADSSVNVVVRAWVKSPDYWGVYFDTNKAIYATFNAQGIGFPFPQLTVHQAKD